In the genome of Andrena cerasifolii isolate SP2316 chromosome 5, iyAndCera1_principal, whole genome shotgun sequence, one region contains:
- the LOC143368829 gene encoding protein tudor isoform X1 — protein MSIQQNTELILFVTHVEAEDTFLRIWGQVDKNSATCVERMILPLVEQFAQSQGCVGPQSNNLCVNALCCARFQNEGYYRARVINIRADGMVVVQFIDYGNIELLPPQEIHILENIHGSESLQSFPPVAFEFTLMHVLPINGIWEDKIIDSIKKSLWYNDYKILIHSVVSNHRFIKLWYNNEDFSELLVKRHMALGATLQDMFRPKPIQQPQVPMYQQSSKHLVGNNCTAVASMQNLNPLHCDGNDMHGYQRNVPLCCAAQQKHAMQSPVQEALVFKSRVLDVPSKHNVYVSFVDDGPHKFSVQLQSTSQILSILMRDINNHPIQSLQEPPLPGSVCLGRYTLDKVLCRAVVMSVMENKCKLYYVDFGHTEVLPYTDIFQLPPHFINPKVLSIRFTLSGVNEIKVTDEMKEYFKQVVTGKLLILHVRPPEGPPLVQYGDLYDKGKNIKDVMRQAYPNPPVPVMTPAATTFGYQEPQKFSKGAEDIVYVSFVESCTKFFVQLDNNVKSLESIMNCLSEFCKTAPTLSLTQLRIGLPCAALYDNQWYRAQILSINAENAKVIYVDYGNEETVTLMSLRFIHDDLVKKLQAQAIKCILNGWESLPRNQDVSNQFESLILEKRLRLRVMDVTPDGLVVDLYEPERLESIKSQMLNMVGIDKKSPSESNYQDMESQHTTKMSAKINQSENTNKWHKKSQVDSWDETQYSNTAPERRKSKTWKDESNEGKLHESRNEKNNFHRMDPRNERFNRDDFPNNRNTKDKWNSKNEYNDSFKSGKGRDSRNRSSGYGQKSYSSDKSWSDKDSNTSSKGSGRHGRGGGNRGDSRGDNRGDSRGDSRGDSRGDSRGDSRGDSRGDSRGDSRGDNRGDSRGDSRGDSRGGYSKREGFSGRNQSSRSSDKDSEGSFKNGKMNSDFYHGNNNKFKDRKGQGYRLSQNKFDSTNSPSTEEARRCSPMRNRNEFQIPSPNIVIGIAKTCEVVFTNSPSDFFVQLSSDYTALDSIMEGIASTYENGGELMKASKIFTGVYCIAQYAEDLKWYRAVVKSVEENNATIQFIDYGNTETVELDKIKTVEKEFVKLPAQAVHCKLFAMKHDTPDPNETKLFEDKVNGKTLEAEFITEENGVYAVLLREVVEDCPESNYINEVFCKDIDLLKAKENAISRRKYTANAKQSTEPDYAPLNSEWATISHASGSKKDVIVTWFTNPNNFYCQTLDNESEFRTMMKDIQKIYVGREPVFNALQIGSPVIAIFSEDGALYRAEVIELNKLGGHFVQYIDFGNSAVVAPQKIYPVEKKLMQLPKQAVQCSLQNIIPVDGASWSNVNTGAIDSCFNADKYECTFHDMEDNKYLISLNNFGNDVANMLIEKKLASLATASKSTEIIEGSNGTTQTIPCDVERVDINLLSGQALRVKVSSVESVSQFYVQLPTTATICENMVNTYMADKDPKVMQRLSAHEICLGTGCLVCSNGIWRRAVISSHSRSKGFDVKFIDTGAYDEILSDRVLALPGELAVMQNQAIECALKNITSSPEVNAMLKERVEGKEVIMYIDEVDNNRLIVKLFDPSGKKINISEDTDEEISPVCPMPLLSSTHKVLVSYADHSASIWLQRNADYALDKNLIEALDQYYAASGKLVEPKVDLLCAAKSADGHWYRAKIIKCAETGIYLNFIDYGNNEEVTRDQVMALDPCFYQPYQLAINVSLPVTLNCTVPEQLDILQSYLLNKDLTAVFRNVHKRWVAELLYDGEKISENLRSHNLASQEVSGAGQSQVHNMSVGCKYDVYVTHVDSPSQFWLQRVDDADDLSKKQKELQVEALKFPQVDGILEEGSLCVAVYSIDSSWYRAQVLDADEDITTVRFIDYGNTDVIDNKSESIRQIPDSWKEIKEYAVKCRLDVIPVDSEDWSVATCEKFENLLTASEYLQTLIIANNAPKRVDLLMNGKSVTETLVEEHHAVMIHTEDDLIDEIVDLELDPHSAFVSHVNSPSEFWVQEEKSVGDLEVMSDRFIVADMFPKLDEIKDNMLCVAKYPEDDNWYRARVVSHNDNATRVIYFDYGNSATSTEIRTIPDDLANVPPLSRKCRLAVPEGIAEWSEEACAEFIKLAAEGATIFLLDVLNEDETSLVKLTLDGKNVTDLLAEFCERCPPVIEERLPPLGEENSPNAFISRFISLDEFWIQAESSTADLNMMLDRLQAAPSFLPLTTFEVGVICAAKYPEDDQWYRAKIISHSDDGTEVQYIDYGNNATTNEVRMLPVDIINIPTLSKHCTLQKPDNMSSWSPEACKQFEELALEGETVFQFEILDDSNDPISIKLSLNGKNIVDILLPFSEDHEKVDTGEDKIITQALGSNEGNYNSSEDVINQTEDEETKSFAVQDVHNSTAKSEETLQTDEEQSVDIKSEFQDEKLQTDKEPTEIISEFQEETLETSKEPTEIISEFQEEILGTSKEQPEYITELQKETLKTSKEPTELISEFQEETLETCKEPMENISKFEEETVGTCKQQTENISELQEETSKGQTEYISELQEETLKTSKEPNEIISEFQEETLETCKQQTENINELHEEPLETSKEPTEIISEFQEETLETCKEPMESISEFQEEKLETCKQQTENISELQEETLRISTEPTEIISEFQEEVLETCKKPTEYVRKLEEETSKVQTEYISELQEETLKTCKKQPENISKFEEETVGTCKQQTENISELQESPVEQDQQITEDANKPVIELTVDEIVQNMKRNASDDPEEEEEIFSGDNSKIESDVNNDVEKITKASEKLEMEAEVQSCSSKNEIEVDRLSQNEESTSKIKEDTVTAAIEIKTSIPSDVESSDKKIVETPVTAIGAEIQIRKNETETCQPNTGTQSCNNDNEIGAAKLEESSDKQSLKVESAESVATSYLPEVLKEEVAASFGEEEKKDTDTCKIHDSDKLNFSIEGHKNDSQIESTDKHDEHADVQSVEITNN, from the exons ATGAGCATACAACAAAACACAGAGTTGATCCTTTTTGTGACCCATGTCGAAGCAGAGGACACATTCCTCAGAATCTGGGGTCAAGTTGACAAGAACTCCGCGACATGCGTGGAACGCATGATTCTGCCCTTGGTCGAGCAGTTCGCTCAGAGTCAGGGCTGCGTTGGACCTCAATCCAATAATCTGTGCGTAAACGCACTCTGCTGTGCCAGATTTCAAAACGAGGGATATTATCGGGCCAGAGTAATTAATATACGCGCCGATGGCATGGTGGTCGTGCAGTTCATAGATTATGGTAACATCGAACTGCTGCCGCCTCAAGAAATTCATATTCTTGAGAACATACATGGTTCCGAGTCTCTGCAGTCCTTTCCGCCTGTAGCGTTTGAGTTTACGTTAATGCATGTACTACCTATAAACGGCATTTGGGAAGACAAGATAATTGATTCGATTAAGAAAAGCTTGTGGTATAATGATTACAAAATCTTGATTCACTCGGTAGTCAGCAATCATCGTTTTATCAAACTTTGGTACAATAACGAGGACTTCAGTGAATTGCTAGTCAAGAGACACATGGCGCTAGGAGCCACGTTGCAAGACATGTTCAG GCCGAAACCTATACAACAACCTCAAGTGCCAATGTATCAACAATCGAGTAAACATCTTGTTGGCAATAATTGTACTGCAGTGGCGTCTATGCAGAATCTGAATCCATTACATTGCGATGGAAACGATATGCACGGATACCAACGAAATGTTCCTTTATGTTGCGCAGCTCAACAGAAACACGCGATGCAGTCGCCTGTCCAAGAAGCTCTTGTATTCAAATCACGTGTTTTGGATGTACCATCTAAACACAATGTATACGTCTCTTTCGTAGATGATGGCCCACATAAGTTCTCCGTTCAACTTCAGAGTACATCTCAGATATTAAGTATCCTCATGAGAGACATTAATAACCACCCTATACAATCTTTGCAAGAACCTCCGTTACCTGGTTCAGTGTGCCTAGGTCGTTATACACTAGATAAAGTATTATGCAGGGCTGTTGTAATGTCTGTAATGGAAAACAAGTGTAAACTTTACTATGTTGACTTTGGCCACACAGAAGTGTTACCGTACACGGATATCTTCCAGTTACCGCCTCATTTCATTAATCCCAAAGTACTTTCTATCCGATTCACCCTAAGCGGTGTAAACGAGATAAAAGTTACGGATGAAATGAAAGAGTACTTCAAGCAAGTAGTCACAGGGAAATTACTTATTCTACATGTTCGCCCACCAGAAGGGCCACCTTTGGTTCAGTACGGAGATTTATATGATAAGGGAAAGAATATAAAAGACGTAATGAGACAAGCATATCCAAACCCACCTGTACCCGTCATGACACCTGCAGCTACAACTTTTGGATATCAAGAGCCGCAGAAGTTCTCGAAAGGGGCTGAAGACATTGTATACGTCTCGTTTGTGGAATCCTGCACGAAGTTCTTTGTACAGCTGGATAATAACGTTAAATCTCTCGAATCAATAATGAATTGCCTATCAGAGTTCTGCAAAACTGCACCTACTTTAAGCCTAACACAACTAAGAATCGGTCTTCCTTGCGCTGCTTTATATGATAATCAATG gtACCGGGCACAGATTCTTAGCATAAATGCGGAGAATGCGAAGGTCATATATGTTGATTATGGCAATGAGGAAACTGTGACCTTAATGTCTCTTCGTTTTATTCACGACGATTTGGTAAAAAAGTTACAAGCTCAAGctataaaatgtattttaaatggTTGGGAATCGTTACCGCGTAACCAAGACGTTTCTAATCAGTTTGAATCTTTAATTTTGGAGAAACGTTTGCGTTTACGCGTGATGGATGTAACTCCGGACGGTCTAGTAGTAGATTTGTATGAACCCGAAAGGTTGGAGAGCATTAAATCGCAAATGTTGAACATGGTTGGAATTGATAAAAAGTCACCCAGCGAATCCAACTACCAAGATATGGAAAGCCAGCACACTACGAAAATGAGTGCAAAAATTAATCAAAG TGAAAATACGAATAAATGGCATAAGAAAAGTCAGGTAGATTCATGGGATGAAACGCAGTACAGCAATACCGCACCAGAGAGAAGGAAATCTAAGACTTGGAAAGATGAATCAAATGAAGGGAAGCTTCATGAAAGTAGAAATgagaaaaataatttccatCGTATGGATCCACGGAATGAAAGGTTTAACAGAGATGACTTTCCTAATAACAGAAACACAAAAGATAAATGGAACAGCAAAAATGAATATAATGATTCGTTTAAAAGTGGAAAAGGTAGAGATAGTAGAAACAGAAGTTCGGGATATGGTCAGAAAAGTTATTCTTCTGACAAGAGTTGGAGCGATAAAGATTCAAATACATCATCTAAAGGTAGTGGTAGACACGGACGAGGTGGGGGTAATCGCGGTGATAGTCGCGGTGATAACCGCGGTGATAGTCGCGGCGACAGTCGCGGTGATAGTCGCGGCGACAGTCGCGGTGATAGTCGCGGCGACAGTCGCGGTGATAGTCGCGGTGATAGTCGCGGTGATAACCGCGGTGATAGTCGCGGCGACAGTCGCGGTGATAGTCGTGGTGGCTATTCCAAACGCGAGGGATTCTCTGGTAGAAATCAGAGTAGCAGATCAAGCGATAAAGACAGCGAAGGAAgttttaaaaatggtaaaatgaatA GTGACTTTTATcatggaaataataataagttcAAAGATAGGAAGGGACAAGGATACAGGCTATCACAAAACAAG tTTGACAGCACGAATTCTCCCAGCACAGAGGAGGCGCGAAGATGTAGCCCCATGCGAAACAGAAACGAATTTCAGATTCCATCTCCTAATATAGTTATCGGGATTGCAAAAACTTGCGAAGTAGTTTTCACCAATAGTCCGTCTGACTTTTTTGTTCAATTAAGTTCTGATTACACTGCGTTGGATTCTATAATGGAAGGCATTGCGTCGACGTATGAGAACGGTGGAGAATTAATGAAGGCTTCTAAAATATTCACGGGTGTATACTGCATTGCTCAATATGCGGAGGATTTGAAATGGTACAGAGCCGTAGTTAAATCTGTCGAAGAGAATAATGCAACTATACAATTCATAGACTATGGAAATACAGAaacagtcgaattggataaaaTTAAAACCGTCGAAAAGGAATTCGTGAAGCTACCAGCACAAGCTGTGCATTGTAAATTATTCGCTATGAAACATGATACTCCTGACCCGAATGAGACGAAACTCTTTGAAGATAAAGTTAACGGGAAAACGTTAGAAGCAGAATTTATAACTGAGGAAAATGGTGTGTACGCTGTCCTGTTACGAGAAGTTGTTGAAGATTGCCCAGAAAGTAACTACATAAACGAAGTATTCTGTAAAGACATCGACTTATTGAAAGCGAAGGAAAATGCGATATCTCGCAGAAAATATACTGCCAACGCGAAACAGTCGACTGAACCTGATTATGCACCTCTGAATTCAGAATGGGCGACAATTTCACACGCGTCTGGATCTAAGAAAGACGTGATCGTTACATGGTTCACAAATCCTAACAATTTCTATTGTCAGACGCTCGATAATGAAAGCGAGTTTAGGACAATGATGAAAGACATTCAAAAGATATACGTTGGTAGAGAACCCGTCTTCAACGCGTTACAA ATTGGATCGCCTGTTATAGCAATATTCTCCGAGGATGGAGCTCTGTATCGCGCAGAAGTCATAGAGTTGAATAAACTGGGCGGTCATTTCGTACAGTACATAGATTTTGGGAATAGTGCTGTGGTTGCGCCTCAAAAGATTTATCCCGTAGAAAAGAAGTTAATGCAGCTGCCTAAACAAGCTGTTCAATGTTCCTTGCAAAATATTATTCCAGTGGATGGTGCTAGCTGGTCTAATGTAAATACAGGAGCGATTGATAGTTGCTTCAATGCTGACAAATATGAATGCACTTTCCACGACATGGAAGATAATAAATActtaatttcattaaataatttCGGGAACGATGTAGCTAATATGTTGATCGAGAAGAAGCTTGCGTCACTTGCTACAGCGAGTAAATCAACTGAGATTATTGAAG GCAGTAATGGTACTACACAAACAATTCCATGTGACGTGGAAAGAGTGGATATAAATCTTTTAAGCGGTCAAGCACTTAGAGTAAAAGTGTCGAGTGTAGAAAGCGTATCTCAATTCTATGTTCAACTTCCTACTACGGCTACTATATGCGAAAATATGGTCAATACATACATGGCTGACAAAGATCCTAAG GTGATGCAACGATTGTCAGCCCATGAAATATGCCTGGGCACGGGTTGTTTGGTTTGTTCAAATGGAATTTGGAGGCGAGCAGTGATCAGTAGCCATTCACGATCCAAAGGCTTTGATGTAAAATTCATTGATACTGGAGCATATGATGAGATTCTCTCAGATAGA GTGTTAGCTTTGCCAGGAGAGCTTGCAGTTATGCAGAATCAAGCAATAGAATGTGCCCTTAAAAATATTACATCTTCTCCCGAAGTAAACGCTATGTTGAAAGAACGCGTAGAAGGGAAAGAAGTAATCATGTACATCGACGAGGTTGACAATAACAG GCTCATCGTGAAATTGTTCGATCCGTCgggtaagaaaataaatatatccgAAGACACCGATGAAGAGATATCACCTGTATGCCCAATGCCTCTTCTAAGTTCCACTCATAAAGTCTTAGTATCATACGCAGATCATTCTGCCAGCATATGGCTACAGCGTAACGCAGATTACGCATTGGACAAAAATTTAATCGAAGCACTCGATCAGTATTATGCGGCTTCTGGAAAATTGGTGGAGCCAAAGGTGGATCTTCTTTGTGCAGCTAAGAGCGCAGACGGCCACTGGTATCGAGCGAAGATCATAAAATGTGCAGAAACTGgaatttatttgaatttcattGATTATGGCAATAACGAAGAAGTTACTCGCGACCAGGTGATGGCTTTGGATCCGTGCTTCTACCAACCATACCAGTTAGCCATCAATGTGTCATTACCGGTGACACTTAATTGCACGGTGCCCGAGCAACTGGATATACTACAAAGTTATTTGTTAAACAAGGATCTCACTGCTGTTTTCCGTAATGTACACAAGAGATGGGTAGCGGAATTGTTGTATGACGGAGAAAAGATCAGTGAGAACCTCCGTTCGCATAATCTAGCATCGCAGGAAGTGTCAGGAGCAGGACAATCTCAGGTTCACAATATGTCAGTCGGTTGTAAATATGATGTATACGTAACCCACGTAGATTCCCCTAGTCAGTTCTGGCTTCAACGCGTGGACGATGCCGACGATCTTTCCAAGAAGCAGAAGGAGCTTCAAGTGGAAGCTCTTAAATTCCCACAAGTGGATGGAATACTAGAAGAGGGAAGTTTGTGCGTTGCTGTGTACTCTATAGATAGCTCGTGGTACAGAGCGCAGGTGCTTGACGCGGATGAGGATATTACGACTGTTCGATTCATCGATTACGGAAACACGGACGTTATTGACAACAAGTCCGAGAGTATTCGACAGATTCCAGACTCGTGGAAGGAGATAAAGGAATACGCGGTTAAATGTAGATTAGATGTTATTCCTGTGGATTCAGAAGACTGGAGTGTCGCGACATgcgagaaatttgaaaatttattaacagCCAGCGAATACTTGCAGACATTGATAATCGCGAACAATGCTCCGAAACGAGTAGATTTGTTGATGAATGGTAAAAGTGTTACCGAAACATTAGTCGAGGAGCATCATGCTGTGATGATTCACACCGAAGATGATTTAATAGACGAGATAGTTGACCTCGAGTTGGATCCCCATTCCGCTTTTGTGAGCCACGTTAACTCTCCAAGCGAGTTTTGGGTACAAGAAGAAAAGTCCGTTGGCGATCTAGAAGTTATGTCTGATAGATTTATAGTGGCTGACATGTTCCCCAAACTCGATGAAATCAAAGATAATATGTTGTGCGTTGCCAAGTATCCTGAAGACGACAACTGGTACAGAGCACGTGTTGTCTCGCACAATGATAACGCCACGCGAGTCATATACTTCGATTATGGAAATTCGGCTACCTCCACTGAAATTCGTACCATACCGGATGACCTAGCGAATGTACCGCCGTTATCGAGGAAATGTCGCTTAGCTGTGCCGGAAGGAATCGCGGAATGGTCGGAAGAGGCTTGCGCTGAATTTATCAAATTGGCGGCTGAGGGAGCAACGATATTTTTGCTAGATGTGCTGAACGAGGACGAAACGTCGCTGGTGAAATTAACATTAGACGGTAAAAATGTAACAGACTTACTCGCAGAGTTCTGTGAACGTTGTCCACCGGTTATAGAAGAACGTCTACCTCCCTTGGGCGAAGAGAATTCACCGAATGCGTTTATTAGTCGTTTCATATCGCTGGATGAATTCTGGATTCAAGCTGAGAGCAGCACTGCAGATCTGAATATGATGTTAGACAGATTGCAGGCAGCTCCTAGTTTTCTTCCATTAACCACGTTTGAAGTTGGCGTGATCTGTGCCGCGAAATATCCAGAAGATGACCAGTGGTACAGAGCCAAAATTATTTCTCATTCTGACGATGGTACTGAAGTTCAATACATCGATTATGGCAATAATGCCACTACAAATGAAGTACGAATGTTACCTGTAGATATTATAAATATTCCTACTTTATCTAAACACTGCACCCTACAAAAACCAGACAATATGAGTTCCTGGTCTCCAGAAGCTTGTAAGCAATTCGAAGAACTTGCTTTAGAGGGAGAAACAGTGTTTCAGTTTGAAATCCTTGATGACTCCAATGATCCGATCTCTATTAAGTTGAGTCTTAATGGAAAGAATATTGTTGATATTCTGTTACCGTTTTCTGAAGACCACGAGAAAGTAGATACGGGCGAAGACAAAATTATAACCCAGGCATTAGGAAGCAACGAAGGAAATTATAATTCAAGTGAAGATGTAATTAATCAGACAGAAGATGAAGAAACCAAAAGCTTTGCTGTACAAGATGTGCATAACTCTACGGCAAAATCGGAGGAAACGTTGCAAACGGATGAAGAGCAAAGTGTAGACATAAAAAGTGAGTTTCAAGATGAAAAATTGCAAACAGATAAGGAGCCAACTGAAATCATAAGTGAATTCCAAGAGGAAACATTGGAAACATCTAAGGAGCCAACTGAAATCATAAGTGAGTTCCAAGAGGAAATATTAGGAACATCTAAGGAGCAACCTGAGTACATAACTGAACTCCAAAAGGAAACATTGAAAACATCTAAGGAGCCAACTGAACTCATAAGTGAGTTCCAAGAGGAAACATTAGAAACATGTAAAGAGCCAATGGAAAACATAAGTAAGTTCGAAGAGGAAACAGTAGGAACGTGTAAGCAGCAAACTGAAAATATAAGTGAACTTCAAGAGGAAACATCTAAGGGGCAAACTGAGTACATAAGTGAGCTCCAAGAGGAAACATTGAAAACATCTAAGGAGCCAAATGAAATCATAAGTGAGTTCCAAGAGGAAACATTAGAAACATGTAAGCAGCAAACTGAAAATATAAATGAACTCCATGAGGAACCATTGGAAACATCTAAGGAGCCAACTGAAATCATAAGTGAGTTCCAAGAGGAAACATTAGAAACTTGTAAGGAGCCAATGGAAAGCATAAGTGAGTTCCAAGAGGAAAAATTGGAAACATGTAAGCAGCAAACTGAAAATATAAGTGAACTCCAGGAGGAAACATTGAGAATATCTACGGAGCCAACTGAAATCATAAGTGAGTTTCAAGAGGAAGTATTAGAAACATGTAAGAAGCCAACTGAATATGTAAGAAAACTCGAAGAAGAAACATCTAAGGTGCAAACTGAATACATAAGTGAGCTCCAAGAGGAAACATTGAAAACATGTAAGAAGCAACCAGAAAACATAAGTAAGTTCGAAGAGGAAACAGTAGGAACGTGTAAGCAGCAAACTGAAAACATAAGTGAACTCCAAGAAAGTCCTGTGGAGCAAGATCAACAGATTACAGAGGATGCTAATAAACCCGTAATAGAACTTACTGTAGATGAGATAGTTCAGAACATGAAGAGAAATGCGTCTGATGATcctgaagaagaggaagaaatatTTAGTGGTGATAATAGTAAGATAGAATCAGACGTGAATAATGATGTGGAAAAGATAACAAAAGCTTCGGAGAAATTGGAAATGGAAGCTGAAGTGCAATCGTGTAGTAGTAAAAATGAAATAGAAGTGGATCGTTTATCGCAAAATGAAGAAAGTACatcgaaaataaaagaagatacAGTAACGGCTGCCATAGAGATAAAAACGTCAATTCCATCAGATGTCGAGAGTagtgataaaaaaattgtagaaacaCCAGTTACTGCAATAGGTGCAGAAATACAAATACGTAAGAATGAAACAGAAACATGTCAGCCAAACACAGGCACTCAATCTTGCAACAATGATAATGAAATAGGTGCAGCGAAATTAGAAGAATCTTCAGACAAACAATCTTTAAAAGTTGAATCAGCTGAAAGTGTAGCAACTAGTTATTTGCCTGAAGTTTTAAAGGAGGAGGTTGCTGCGAGCTTTGGAGAGGAAGAGAAAAAGGATACTGATACCTGTAAGATACATGACAGtgataaactaaattttagtataGAGGGTCATAAAAATGATTCTCAGATAGAAAGTACGGACAAACACGACGAGCATGCAGATGTACAATCCGTAGAAATAACAAACAACTAG